In Cydia amplana chromosome 25, ilCydAmpl1.1, whole genome shotgun sequence, one genomic interval encodes:
- the LOC134659747 gene encoding uncharacterized protein LOC134659747, whose translation MPMPLVRLLALIALVTVVAAFTDDKKCASKNIGSFGDHLHRFVEKIPYGKTRKDFINRPCKPDKWVGEQILVCNIKNTTTEFPSIEGPPEGKLTPVNITCKDHDGCDLSYVYQCMSK comes from the exons ATGCCGATGCCGCTCGTTCGCTTGCTTGCGCTCATCGCGCTAGTCACCGTAGTCGCTGCCTTCACCGACGATAAAAAATGTGCCTCAAAGAACATTG GTTCTTTTGGCGACCACTTACATAGATTTGTCGAGAAAATTCCATACGGGAAGACAAGAAAAGACTTTATTAAC AGACCTTGCAAGCCAGACAAGTGGGTCGGTGAACAGATACTGGTGTGCAACATAAAGAACACCACTACAGAGTTCCCATCCATCGAAGGACCTCCCGAAGGAAAGTTAACACCCGTGAATATCACTTGTAAAGATCATGACGGATGTGACTTATCTTATGTTTATCAATGTATGAGTAAGTAA
- the LOC134659756 gene encoding Fanconi anemia group D2 protein, translated as MSLKRSSIAQSSQRKKLCVSETYFHKCLKESGLILKHPPEKCEASEETVKIVRNVEKSLKNHMNYPRNVSELLTDFENECKDQNILQHYVFPNIVRVTDENCEGSPRVSQSVVKILLSIPVLQKKLTDYIFNKAIDLAALNACGPWIQKILKCFSGLDQIVDLQKISTYLINLLVIASEKPVKLEIITAIPDIIGDQELDNVVTELSRVLRDDLELVPAILDCFTYLSLSDEQYSQLQQKALAIVKTIPKCMYYPNFIKFLLSERSNESSCMEIVQGLRDSLGWPTSLASPQEIATSQVLTATAIRHSMVGSKAIANAWLKVVSNCKTDTDHNPIDFIILLILYSTSEDKEKLVENLIKKQVKFNILKEPLISDAFEKFEPILKDKFDTLIRLTNALMRIHSEPLVISLASHIYVLMFSHARDRQTIVAELLHVGLYNKECLMNTLVILNNVAAKDMGLLKPQSLQMLNLLDYTDKMTLNEFKAVVNIVCGLAYSYDNSVIRDDMHMIIRKQLGTSRLKVKIQGIISGVHAIKYLIAKDDDEPTIELPDDVSYSSTTLLSTGDLREAAEIIEFISRSASNYPDMTALFYDEMSAVISSATCMSKNFLAWLTDAATNDLQQNFIVDNINKPRIKNLKLTMQYCLNAEGEMDEVIAINIAGMALDEKEVNVAILSPLFRLVATLHSRQHEGDLSTIDALLGCPVVMPEFDIDEIEELDSTAVSGVLDCLIHCTNWFRELLNAFAIQNDANLTPKILSRLHQVQEMESLILNVLIKANIAYKPPVCTFNLSGYTGHPDRGVVKSAPKQKPQKKPAHNDTVLPETAKTQPTPNAPIKNKLETIHKLPLRELSLDLLNLLSNELSDGMENLNMKSLKFLLMCLNANLEKILISKVKRITFLSKPENCVAYDAKKAEECAKTVNEVLPKVMSHLESLTAYIERNSTVHSQNDSGFMYPPDLEEYLTCLEYMYIFLTTYFKWLGFRNHHVALFKVSLRTVSKDNPDAVSLKELLLGVSKYLQKHEKYCLQLSTAVSLIGLMKTFQEYSSSSILIKILRDMAKNFLSQQWKTFDGVPEKGLVFNQSVDKLFQIYFTNNEIISLKNLALQLNTEIQNLKGKNDTLETFKCINKSNFPILYRNLGTAVHEAAKTRLNQGLTNAEHLEVWKDVVTVLKYMSDVAKTLENRNNLLAFFKKSLPILKLFISQGVPMMELNFKTRTQEVLEVLKILQQSTRFLQSLCCHARIKKDMALMSKVPYMRQMLETLVYKVKAVLAANNCSEAFWMGNLKNKDIHGEVIATQASEGEESVDDCDEQLPEDESGASDDGDVNSVSDII; from the exons ATGAGCTTAAAACGCTCTAGTATTGCTCAGAGCAGTCAGAGAAAGAAACTCTGTGTTTCCGAAACCTATTTCCACAAATGCTTGAAAGAAAGCGGTTtgatcttaaagcatcctccgGAAAAGTGCGAAGCGTCCGAAGAAACAGTCAAAATAGTGAGGAATGTAGAGAAATCCCTCAAGAACCATATGAATTATCCTCGCAACGTCTCCGAACTGCTGACAGACTTTGAAAATGAGTGCAAAGACCAAAACATCTTGCAACATTACGTGTTCCCTAACATCGTTAGGGTTACCGATGAGAACTGTGAAGGTAGTCCCAGAGTGAGCCAGAGCGTAGTCAAAATATTACTAAGCATTCCTGTATTGCAGAAGAAACTCACAGACTATATATTTAACAAGGCAATAGACTTGGCCGCATTAAATGCTTGCGGGCCCTGGATCCAGAAGATTCTGAAGTGTTTCTCAGGTTTAGATCAGATCGTGGATCTGCAGAAAATCTCGACGTACTTGATAAATTTACTGGTAATTGCGTCCGAGAAGCCAGTGAAGTTGGAGATCATTACAG CAATCCCGGACATCATAGGTGATCAAGAACTTGATAATGTAGTAACTGAACTAAGCAGGGTTCTGCGTGATGACCTAGAACTAGTTCCGGCCATACTAGACTGCTTCACCTATCTCAGCCTCTCCGATGAAcaatacagtcagctgcagcaGAAAGCTCTGGCCATCGTCAAAACTATCCCCAAGTGTATGTACTATCCTAATTTCATCAAGTTCCTTCTTAGTGAAAGATCCAATGAAAGCTCATGCATGGAAATTGTCCAAGGACTAAGAGATTCCCTAGGCTGGCCCACATCCTTAGCCTCCCCTCAAGAAATAGCCACGAGCCAAGTATTAACTGCCACAGCAATTAGACACTCCATGGTAGGATCGAAAGCCATAGCCAATGCATGGCTGAAAGTGGTTTCAAATTGTAAAACTGACACTGACCATAATCCTATCGACTTCATCATACTCTTAATTCTGTATTCAACATCAGAAGACAAAGAGAAGCTTGTAgaaaatttgattaaaaaacagGTAAAATTTAATATCCTTAAGGAGCCCCTGATCAGTGATGCGTTTGAAAAATTCGAGCCGATTTTGAAAGATAAATTCGATACGTTAATCAGGCTGACCAACGCCCTGATGAGAATTCATTCGGAGCCATTAGTGATATCTTTAGCGTCACATATTTACGTTCTGATGTTCTCCCATGCCCGTGACAGGCAGACCATAGTCGCAGAGTTGCTGCACGTTGGCTTATACAACAAAGAGTGTCTCATGAACACATTGGTTATACTGAACAATGTGGCGGCTAAAGACATGGGCCTCTTGAAACCTCAGAGCTTGCAGATGCTGAACCTTCTTGACTACACGGACAAGATGACTCTAAACGAGTTCAAAGCCGTCGTCAACATCGTCTGCGGACTCGCCTACAGCTACGACAACTCGGTAATAAGAGACGACATGCACATgatcataagaaaacaactcggCACGTCGAGACTTAAAGTGAAAATCCAAGGCATCATATCCGGCGTACATGCCATCAAATACCTCATAGCAAAGGATGACGATGAACCAACGATAGAGTTACCTGACGATGTTAGTTACAGTTCCACTACGCTTCTCTCCACAGGAGACCTCAGGGAAGCTGCGGAAATCATAGAATTTATCAGCAGAAGTGCATCCAACTACCCTGACATGACAGCCTTGTTTTACGATGAAATGTCTGCCGTCATATCGTCAGCTACGTGCATGAGCAAGAATTTTCTGGCGTGGCTCACCGACGCCGCCACCAATGATCTGCAGCAAAACTTCATTGTCGATAACATAAATAAACCTCGCATCAAAAATTTGAAGTTGACGATGCAATATTGTCTCAATGCTGAAGGAGAGATGGACGAAGTTATAGCTATTAATATTGCTGGAATGGCGTTGGACGAGAAGGAAGTCAATGTAGCTATACTGTCTCCTCTCTTTCGATTGGTGGCGACGCTCCATTCCCGGCAGCACGAGGGAGATCTATCCACCATTGACGCGTTGCTGGGGTGCCCTGTTGTCATGCCAGAGTTTGACATCGACGAAATCGAAGAACTGGACAGTACCGCCGTCAGTGGCGTCCTAGATTGCTTAATCCATTGCACAAATTGGTTCAGAGAGTTATTGAACGCTTTTGCGATACAAAATGACGCCAATTTGACTCCGAAAATTCTTAGCAGACTTCACCAAGTTCAAGAAATGGAGTCGTTGATATTAAATGTTTTGATAAAAGCGAATATCGCTTACAAACCTCCCGTTTGTACGTTTAATCTTAGCGGGTACACGGGGCACCCAGACAGAGGGGTGGTCAAGTCAGCGCCCAAGCAAAAGCCACAAAAGAAACCCGCACACAACGATACTGTATTGCCAGAGACGGCTAAGACTCAACCGACACCAAATGCGCCGATAAAGAACAAACTGGAAACTATCCACAAGTTGCCACTCCGCGAACTAAGCTTGGACCTGCTTAATCTACTAAGCAACGAGCTGTCAGACGGAATGGAGAATCTAAATATGAAATCCTTAAAATTCTTACTAATGTGCCTGAACGCTAATTTGGAGAAGATTCTTATCTCAAAAGTGAAGAGGATTACTTTCCTCTCTAAACCAGAAAACTGCGTGGCTTACGATGCAAAAAAGGCGGAAGAGTGCGCGAAGACAGTCAACGAAGTGCTGCCAAAGGTGATGTCTCATTTGGAATCGTTGACTGCTTATATAGAGAGAAACTCCACTGTACATTCCCAAAATGACAGTGGCTTCATGTACCCACCAGACCTCGAAGAATATCTGACATGCTTGGAATACATGTACATTTTCCTCACTACATATTTCAAGTGGCTCGGATTCAGGAACCACCATGTCGCCTTATTTAAGGTTTCTCTGAGAACTGTATCAAAGGACAATCCTGATGCAGTTTCTTTGAAAGAACTGCTTCTAGGTGTCTCAAAATATCTCCAGAAGCATGAGAAATACTGTTTACAATTATCTACTGCAGTGTCTTtgataggtttgatgaaaacttTCCAAGAATACTCCAGCAGTAGTATTTTAATAAAGATACTGAGAGACATGGCGAAAAATTTCCTTTCCCAACAATGGAAAACCTTTGACGGCGTACCAGAAAAGGGCCTAGTTTTCAATCAAAGTGTTGATAAGTTGTTCCAAATTTATTTCACAAACAACGAGATcatttctttgaaaaatctggCTCTCCAACTGAATACAGAAATTCAGAATCTCAAAGGAAAAAACGATACGTTAGAGACCTTCAAATGCATCAATAAAAGCAATTTTCCTATACTTTATAGGAATTTAGGGACGGCAGTGCACGAGGCCGCTAAAACGCGGCTGAACCAAGGCCTAACGAACGCCGAACACTTAGAAGTATGGAAAGACGTGGTCACTGTTCTGAAGTACATGTCGGACGTCGCCAAAACTTTGGAGAACAGAAACAACTTGCTCGCCTTCTTCAAGAAGTCGCTACCAATTTTGAAACTCTTCATTTCACAGGGCGTTCCTATGATGGAGTTGAATTTTAAAACGAGAACGCAGGAGGTGTTGGAGGTGCTGAAGATTTTGCAACAGTCGACCAGGTTTCTCCAGTCGCTCTGCTGTCACGCTAGGATAAAAAAAGATATGGCGCTGATGAGTAAAGTGCCATACATGAGACAGATGTTAGAAACGTTGGTGTATAAAGTGAAGGCCGTGCTTGCGGCGAACAATTGTTCGGAAGCGTTTTGGATGGGGAATCTGAAGAATAAGGATATACACGGTGAAGTGATCGCCACGCAGGCGAGCGAGGGGGAGGAGTCGGTGGACGACTGCGATGAGCAGTTACCGGAAGACGAGAGCGGTGCCAGTGACGATGGTGACGTTAATAGTGTCAGTGACATTATATAA
- the LOC134659766 gene encoding heat shock 70 kDa protein cognate 5 isoform X4, with translation MKNLSYKVVKASNGDAWVQGTDGKVYSPSQIGAFVLVKMKETAEAYLNTSVKNAVITVPAYFNDSQRQATKDAGQISGLNVLRVINEPTAAALAYGMDKTDDKIIAVYDLGGGTFDISVLEIQKGVFEVKSTNGDTLLGGEDFDNVIVNFLVDEFKRDQGINVRKDAMAMQRLKEAAEKAKIELSGSLQTDINLPYLTMDASGPKHMNLKMTRSKLESLVGDLIKRTIAPCQKALQDAEVQRSDIGEVLLVGGMTRMPKVQSTVQEIFGRAPSKAVNPDEAVAVGAAVQGGVLAGDVTDILLLDVTPLSLGIETLGGVFTKLITRNTTIPTKKSQVFSTAADGQTQVEIKVHQGEREMAADNKLLGQFSLVGIPPAPRGVPQVEVTFDIDANGIVHVSARDKGTGKEQQIVIQSSGGLSKDEIENMVKAAEQFAAADKTRRERVEVANQAEGVLHDTETKMDEYKSQLPQDECDKLREEITKLRELLANKDSADPEAIRTATSTLQQASLKLFEQAYKKMAAEREGQRPAGESQQQQEEKQEEKKN, from the exons ATGAAGAATCTTTCCTACAAGGTTGTGAAGGCCTCTAATGGAGATGCGTGGGTCCAAG GAACCGACGGCAAGGTGTACTCTCCGAGCCAGATCGGCGCGTTCGTGCTGGTTAAGATGAAGGAGACCGCGGAGGCGTACCTCAACACGAGCGTCAAGAACGCCGTCATCACCGTGCCCGCCTACTTCAACGACTCGCAGCGACAGGCCACCAAGGACGCTG GTCAGATCTCGGGCCTGAACGTGCTGCGAGTGATCAACGAGCCCACCGCCGCGGCGCTGGCTTACGGCATGGACAAGACTGACGACAAAAT TATCGCCGTATACGACTTGGGCGGCGGCACGTTCGACATCTCCGTGCTGGAGATCCAGAAGGGGGTGTTCGAGGTGAAGTCCACCAACGGGGACACGCTGCTCGGCGGAGAGGACTTCGACAACGTCATCGTCAACTTCCTTGTCGACGAGTTCAAACGCGAC CAAGGCATCAACGTCCGCAAGGACGCGATGGCCATGCAGCGGCTGAAGGAAGCGGCCGAGAAGGCCAAGATCGAGCTGTCGGGCTCCCTGCAGACCGACATCAACCTGCCGTACCTCACAATGGACGCGTCTGGCCCCAAGCACATGAACCTCAAG ATGACCCGCTCAAAGTTGGAATCCCTGGTCGGAGACTTGATCAAGCGAACGATCGCGCCGTGCCAGAAGGCGCTGCAGGACGCCGAGGTTCAGCGGTCTGATATTGGAGAGGTGCTACTCGTCGGAGGCATGACCAGAATGCCCAAG GTCCAATCAACAGTCCAAGAGATCTTCGGTCGCGCGCCGTCCAAGGCCGTGAACCCCGACGAGGCGGTCGCCGTGGGCGCGGCCGTGCAGGGCGGAGTCCTCGCCGGTGACGTCACCGACATCCTGTTGTTGGATGTTACACCTCTGTCGCTGGGAATTGAGACGCTGGGAGGAGTGTTCACCAAGCTTATCACCAGGAATACCACTATACCTACTAAGAAGAGTCAAGTTTTCTCTACCG CGGCCGACGGGCAAACCCAAGTCGAGATCAAGGTCCACCAGGGCGAGCGCGAGATGGCGGCGGACAACAAGCTGCTCGGGCAGTTCTCGCTGGTGGGCATCCCGCCGGCGCCGCGCGGCGTGCCGCAGGTCGAGGTCACCTTCGACATCGACGCCAACGGCATCGTGCACGTGTCCGCCAGGGACAAGGGCACCGGCAAGGAGCAACAGA TCGTGATCCAGTCATCGGGCGGTCTATCGAAGGACGAGATCGAGAACATGGTGAAGGCGGCCGAGCAGTTCGCCGCGGCCGACAAGACCCGGCGCGAGCGCGTCGAGGTCGCCAACCAGGCCGAGGGAGTACTCCACGACACGGAGACCAAGATGGACGAGTACAAGAGCCAGCTGCCTCAAGACGAG TGCGACAAGCTCCGTGAAGAGATCACCAAACTGCGCGAGCTGCTAGCCAACAAGGACAGCGCCGACCCTGAGGCCATCCGCACCGCCACCAGCACCCTGCAGCAGGCCAGCCTCAAGCTCTTCGAGCAGGCCTACAAGAAG ATGGCGGCAGAGCGAGAGGGCCAACGGCCCGCGGGAGAGAGCCAGCAACAGCAAGAAGAGAAACAAGAAGAGAAGAAGAACTAA
- the LOC134659766 gene encoding heat shock 70 kDa protein cognate 5 isoform X3: protein MKNLSYKVVKACNGDAWVQGTDGKVYSPSQIGAFVLVKMKETAEAYLNTSVKNAVITVPAYFNDSQRQATKDAGQISGLNVLRVINEPTAAALAYGMDKTDDKIIAVYDLGGGTFDISVLEIQKGVFEVKSTNGDTLLGGEDFDNVIVNFLVDEFKRDQGINVRKDAMAMQRLKEAAEKAKIELSGSLQTDINLPYLTMDASGPKHMNLKMTRSKLESLVGDLIKRTIAPCQKALQDAEVQRSDIGEVLLVGGMTRMPKVQSTVQEIFGRAPSKAVNPDEAVAVGAAVQGGVLAGDVTDILLLDVTPLSLGIETLGGVFTKLITRNTTIPTKKSQVFSTAADGQTQVEIKVHQGEREMAADNKLLGQFSLVGIPPAPRGVPQVEVTFDIDANGIVHVSARDKGTGKEQQIVIQSSGGLSKDEIENMVKAAEQFAAADKTRRERVEVANQAEGVLHDTETKMDEYKSQLPQDECDKLREEITKLRELLANKDSADPEAIRTATSTLQQASLKLFEQAYKKMAAEREGQRPAGESQQQQEEKQEEKKN, encoded by the exons ATGAAGAATCTTTCCTACAAGGTTGTGAAGGCCTGTAATGGAGATGCGTGGGTCCAAG GAACCGACGGCAAGGTGTACTCTCCGAGCCAGATCGGCGCGTTCGTGCTGGTTAAGATGAAGGAGACCGCGGAGGCGTACCTCAACACGAGCGTCAAGAACGCCGTCATCACCGTGCCCGCCTACTTCAACGACTCGCAGCGACAGGCCACCAAGGACGCTG GTCAGATCTCGGGCCTGAACGTGCTGCGAGTGATCAACGAGCCCACCGCCGCGGCGCTGGCTTACGGCATGGACAAGACTGACGACAAAAT TATCGCCGTATACGACTTGGGCGGCGGCACGTTCGACATCTCCGTGCTGGAGATCCAGAAGGGGGTGTTCGAGGTGAAGTCCACCAACGGGGACACGCTGCTCGGCGGAGAGGACTTCGACAACGTCATCGTCAACTTCCTTGTCGACGAGTTCAAACGCGAC CAAGGCATCAACGTCCGCAAGGACGCGATGGCCATGCAGCGGCTGAAGGAAGCGGCCGAGAAGGCCAAGATCGAGCTGTCGGGCTCCCTGCAGACCGACATCAACCTGCCGTACCTCACAATGGACGCGTCTGGCCCCAAGCACATGAACCTCAAG ATGACCCGCTCAAAGTTGGAATCCCTGGTCGGAGACTTGATCAAGCGAACGATCGCGCCGTGCCAGAAGGCGCTGCAGGACGCCGAGGTTCAGCGGTCTGATATTGGAGAGGTGCTACTCGTCGGAGGCATGACCAGAATGCCCAAG GTCCAATCAACAGTCCAAGAGATCTTCGGTCGCGCGCCGTCCAAGGCCGTGAACCCCGACGAGGCGGTCGCCGTGGGCGCGGCCGTGCAGGGCGGAGTCCTCGCCGGTGACGTCACCGACATCCTGTTGTTGGATGTTACACCTCTGTCGCTGGGAATTGAGACGCTGGGAGGAGTGTTCACCAAGCTTATCACCAGGAATACCACTATACCTACTAAGAAGAGTCAAGTTTTCTCTACCG CGGCCGACGGGCAAACCCAAGTCGAGATCAAGGTCCACCAGGGCGAGCGCGAGATGGCGGCGGACAACAAGCTGCTCGGGCAGTTCTCGCTGGTGGGCATCCCGCCGGCGCCGCGCGGCGTGCCGCAGGTCGAGGTCACCTTCGACATCGACGCCAACGGCATCGTGCACGTGTCCGCCAGGGACAAGGGCACCGGCAAGGAGCAACAGA TCGTGATCCAGTCATCGGGCGGTCTATCGAAGGACGAGATCGAGAACATGGTGAAGGCGGCCGAGCAGTTCGCCGCGGCCGACAAGACCCGGCGCGAGCGCGTCGAGGTCGCCAACCAGGCCGAGGGAGTACTCCACGACACGGAGACCAAGATGGACGAGTACAAGAGCCAGCTGCCTCAAGACGAG TGCGACAAGCTCCGTGAAGAGATCACCAAACTGCGCGAGCTGCTAGCCAACAAGGACAGCGCCGACCCTGAGGCCATCCGCACCGCCACCAGCACCCTGCAGCAGGCCAGCCTCAAGCTCTTCGAGCAGGCCTACAAGAAG ATGGCGGCAGAGCGAGAGGGCCAACGGCCCGCGGGAGAGAGCCAGCAACAGCAAGAAGAGAAACAAGAAGAGAAGAAGAACTAA